One part of the Truepera radiovictrix DSM 17093 genome encodes these proteins:
- a CDS encoding DAK2 domain-containing protein, producing the protein MLDAKQATSPERLEAADLATAFAYATDWLGVYVDEVNALNVYPVPDGDTGTNMHLTMQSVRRQLSDERPKTMAALAHALAYGSLLGARGNSGVILSQVLKGFSEAIRSHTSLSAQACVEALQSATKSAYAAVMKPVEGTILTVVRRAAEGAREAASGRPLDVLRDAWRAGEKALKETPDMLPMLKQAGVVDSGGLGFLRVLEGLIASYEGRDLPPPPKITTRAQEAFEEQEFGFCTEFLLSDVTVPTKEIQELVKDFGDSLLVVGAEGYVKGHIHTEEPEQLLAAVARYGKMVRSKVEDMSEQHQEILAGVDLADAEPPQSALVAVSAGHGVTKVFRSLGARVVGGGQTNNPSVQDIADAVRSVGAREVVVMPNNKNIIMAAERVRELVPDKDVRVLPTRTLGQGLAAAVLFDDAASVEELLPEMQAAAEHARTLEVTTASRSATVDGVEVSEGQFIGLLDGRLTVAESSPEGCLEALLQGVADDVEIGALFYNAVVGRERAEAFHAALSERFPKLELELHPGAPDLYPYLLALE; encoded by the coding sequence GTGCTGGACGCTAAGCAGGCGACCTCGCCGGAGCGGCTCGAGGCCGCCGACCTCGCCACCGCCTTCGCCTACGCCACCGACTGGCTCGGCGTCTACGTCGACGAGGTCAACGCCCTCAACGTCTACCCGGTCCCCGACGGCGACACGGGCACCAACATGCACCTCACCATGCAGTCGGTCAGGCGCCAACTCAGCGACGAACGCCCGAAGACGATGGCCGCGCTTGCCCACGCCCTCGCCTACGGGTCGCTCCTCGGCGCGCGCGGCAACTCGGGCGTCATCTTGAGCCAGGTGCTTAAAGGGTTTTCCGAAGCCATCCGCAGCCACACCAGCTTGAGCGCCCAGGCGTGCGTCGAAGCGCTCCAGAGCGCCACCAAGAGCGCCTACGCCGCTGTCATGAAACCCGTCGAGGGCACCATCCTCACGGTCGTGCGGCGCGCGGCCGAAGGGGCGCGCGAGGCGGCTTCGGGCCGCCCCCTAGACGTCTTACGCGACGCGTGGCGCGCCGGGGAGAAAGCGCTCAAAGAGACGCCCGACATGCTGCCCATGCTCAAGCAAGCGGGCGTGGTCGACTCCGGCGGGCTGGGCTTTTTACGCGTGCTAGAGGGCCTTATCGCCTCGTATGAAGGCCGCGACCTGCCGCCGCCGCCGAAGATCACCACGCGCGCCCAAGAGGCCTTCGAGGAGCAGGAGTTCGGCTTCTGCACCGAGTTTTTGCTCTCGGACGTGACGGTGCCCACCAAGGAGATCCAGGAGCTCGTCAAGGATTTCGGCGACTCGCTCCTCGTCGTCGGCGCCGAGGGGTACGTCAAGGGGCACATCCACACCGAGGAGCCCGAACAGCTGCTCGCGGCGGTCGCGCGCTACGGCAAGATGGTGCGCTCAAAAGTCGAGGACATGAGCGAGCAGCACCAGGAGATCCTAGCTGGCGTCGACCTCGCCGACGCCGAACCGCCCCAAAGCGCGCTCGTTGCGGTGAGCGCCGGGCACGGGGTGACCAAGGTCTTCCGCAGCCTCGGCGCGCGCGTCGTGGGCGGCGGGCAGACGAACAACCCGAGCGTGCAGGACATCGCCGACGCGGTGCGCAGCGTCGGCGCGCGCGAGGTCGTGGTGATGCCCAACAACAAAAACATCATCATGGCCGCCGAGCGGGTGCGCGAGCTCGTCCCCGACAAAGACGTGCGCGTGCTGCCGACCCGCACCCTCGGTCAGGGGCTCGCGGCGGCGGTGCTCTTCGACGACGCGGCGAGCGTCGAGGAGCTCCTGCCCGAGATGCAGGCGGCCGCCGAGCACGCCCGCACCCTCGAGGTCACCACGGCGAGCCGCAGCGCCACGGTCGACGGCGTCGAGGTCAGCGAGGGGCAGTTTATCGGCCTTCTCGACGGCCGCCTCACCGTCGCCGAGAGCTCGCCGGAGGGGTGCTTGGAGGCGCTGTTGCAAGGGGTCGCCGACGACGTCGAGATCGGCGCGCTCTTTTACAACGCGGTCGTCGGGCGCGAACGGGCTGAGGCGTTTCACGCGGCGCTCTCGGAGCGCTTCCCCAAGCTCGAGCTCGAGCTGCACCCGGGCGCCCCCGACCTCTACCCCTACTTGCTGGCGCTCGAGTAG
- a CDS encoding MFS transporter: MFVSVLTGAMVNVMLPVIRAEFGASAAQIGWVVTGFSLAFAVSVPLYGRVSDLYGVRRVFVFGIVGFAAGGLLCALAPSLPLLVAGRMLQATGGAAIPALATVAVAKVIPPGARGGALGLVSSSIGAASAVGPIVGGVLGQAFGWRALFVGSLSLALLLIPFALRALPSDRARGAQRLDLLGGVLFGLGAGLFLFGITQGQTAGFATFPAWGSFLGAALAWLGFFRRLHRAAAPFVAPTLFANRAYVAALAVGFGAMFASFSALVFVPLLLVEENGLSPAAAGLALTPGAAALALLSPLSGRLSDRVGVRRPIVAGLALMGASLLLLSAVAGGPPLWVVLGVMGVYVGFAFVQSPVNNAAAGALAKRDVGAGVGLFSGVYFLGAGSGPAAMGALLAARQEAAGLAVNPLYRFGAAPFSDTFLGVVVVLVGALVASAWLRERPTAGA; the protein is encoded by the coding sequence TCGTCACCGGCTTTTCGCTCGCTTTCGCCGTCAGCGTCCCCCTGTATGGGCGCGTCTCCGACCTCTACGGGGTGCGGCGGGTGTTCGTCTTCGGCATCGTGGGGTTTGCCGCCGGGGGGCTTCTCTGCGCGCTCGCGCCGAGCCTGCCGCTGTTGGTCGCCGGGCGCATGCTGCAAGCAACTGGCGGCGCCGCGATCCCGGCGCTCGCGACCGTGGCGGTCGCCAAGGTGATCCCCCCCGGCGCGCGCGGTGGAGCGCTCGGGCTCGTGTCCTCGAGTATCGGCGCCGCCTCGGCGGTCGGCCCCATCGTCGGCGGGGTGCTCGGCCAGGCGTTCGGTTGGCGCGCGCTCTTCGTCGGCTCGCTGTCGCTCGCGCTGCTCCTCATCCCCTTTGCGCTGCGGGCGCTCCCGAGCGACCGTGCTCGGGGCGCGCAGCGCCTCGACCTCCTCGGCGGGGTGCTGTTCGGTCTCGGCGCGGGGCTTTTTCTCTTCGGCATCACGCAGGGGCAGACGGCGGGGTTCGCGACGTTCCCCGCGTGGGGGAGTTTTCTGGGGGCGGCACTCGCCTGGCTGGGGTTTTTTCGGCGGCTGCACCGCGCCGCCGCGCCCTTCGTCGCCCCGACGCTTTTTGCCAACCGCGCCTACGTTGCGGCGCTCGCCGTGGGGTTTGGCGCGATGTTCGCGAGCTTTTCGGCGCTCGTCTTCGTGCCCCTGCTGCTCGTCGAGGAGAACGGTTTGTCGCCGGCGGCCGCCGGGCTCGCGCTCACCCCCGGCGCGGCGGCGCTCGCCCTCCTGTCGCCGCTCAGCGGCCGGCTCTCGGACCGCGTCGGGGTGCGCCGGCCGATCGTCGCGGGGCTTGCGCTCATGGGCGCGTCGCTGCTGCTGCTGTCGGCAGTCGCCGGCGGCCCCCCGCTCTGGGTGGTGCTCGGGGTAATGGGGGTGTACGTCGGGTTTGCCTTCGTGCAGTCGCCGGTGAATAATGCGGCTGCCGGCGCGCTCGCCAAGCGCGACGTCGGGGCGGGCGTCGGGCTCTTCTCGGGGGTCTACTTTTTGGGCGCCGGTTCGGGACCCGCCGCGATGGGGGCGCTTTTGGCCGCGCGCCAAGAGGCCGCCGGGCTGGCCGTAAACCCCCTCTACCGCTTCGGCGCCGCGCCCTTTTCCGACACCTTTTTGGGGGTCGTGGTGGTGCTCGTGGGGGCGCTCGTGGCGAGCGCGTGGCTGCGGGAGCGGCCGACGGCGGGCGCTTAG
- the pyrF gene encoding orotidine-5'-phosphate decarboxylase: MTFFERLAARIQETDSRVCLGIDPRPEAHPLTHPDRFAGDPAQVAKAAVYYFQAILEATAPLVACAKLQAAFFEVLGIPGLIAMAQLIADLKARGVPVIVDAKRGDIGSTAEAYARAYLGDGVFGADALTVNPYLGGDGLAPFAEQAARAGRGVFVLVRTSNPRAAELQDLELRGGQRLYERVAESVAALAEGCRGGARYAPVGAVVGGTAPEALAALRARLPHVWFLVPGYGAQGGRPEGVAGAFDAEGLGAVVSSSRALTYCSDGADFAERAREAAAEMRRAINRALGGR, translated from the coding sequence ATGACCTTTTTCGAGCGGCTCGCCGCGCGCATTCAGGAGACCGATTCGCGCGTCTGTCTCGGCATCGACCCCCGCCCCGAAGCGCACCCCCTGACGCACCCCGACCGCTTCGCAGGCGACCCGGCGCAGGTCGCCAAGGCGGCCGTGTACTACTTCCAGGCGATCCTCGAGGCGACGGCCCCGTTGGTCGCCTGCGCAAAGCTGCAGGCGGCCTTTTTCGAGGTTTTGGGGATCCCGGGGCTCATTGCGATGGCGCAGCTTATCGCCGACCTCAAAGCCAGAGGGGTGCCGGTCATCGTCGACGCCAAACGCGGCGACATCGGTTCGACCGCCGAAGCGTACGCCCGCGCCTACCTGGGTGACGGCGTGTTCGGAGCGGACGCGCTCACCGTCAACCCGTACCTCGGGGGGGACGGCCTCGCGCCCTTCGCCGAGCAGGCGGCGCGCGCCGGGCGCGGGGTCTTCGTGCTCGTGCGCACCTCCAACCCGAGGGCGGCGGAGCTGCAGGACCTCGAGCTTCGGGGTGGCCAGCGGCTCTATGAGCGCGTCGCCGAGAGCGTCGCTGCGCTCGCCGAAGGGTGCCGCGGCGGCGCGCGCTACGCGCCGGTCGGGGCGGTGGTCGGTGGGACGGCGCCGGAGGCGCTCGCGGCGCTGCGGGCGCGCCTGCCGCACGTCTGGTTCTTGGTACCGGGGTACGGGGCACAGGGCGGCCGCCCCGAGGGGGTTGCCGGCGCTTTCGACGCCGAGGGGTTGGGCGCGGTGGTGTCCTCGAGCCGCGCGCTCACCTACTGCAGCGACGGCGCCGACTTCGCCGAGCGCGCGCGCGAGGCGGCCGCCGAGATGCGCCGCGCGATCAACCGGGCGCTCGGGGGCCGCTGA
- the secA gene encoding preprotein translocase subunit SecA, producing MLGFFQKMFDNNERDVRRIEREVVAAVNALEPAMEEVEDLAAEYAKLRQRYEDGESLNALMPEAFALTRESAIRQLGLRHYNVQLIGGAALHYGKIAEMKTGEGKTLVATLALVLNAIPGKGAHLVTTNDYLARTGAEWMGPVYRALGLSVGVIQHDLRPDARRAAYACDITYMTNSELGFDYLRDNMAFRPEQLVLRADTPLNYAIIDEVDSILIDEARTPLIISGPAELATDKYYVMAKIAAQLERGEPAEGEDKPATGDFTADEKTKDIHLTEAGIAKAEKALGVDDLFSSKNMELAHMLRQALRARVHYHRDKQYVKDERGQIVIVDEFTGRLMPGRRFGEGLHQAIEAKEGVKIERENQTLATITYQNFFKLYNKIAGMTGTAKTEEKEFQEIYGADVLTIPTNRPVIRKDYDDIVYRTEKGKFEAVVREIEEVHKTGQPILVGTVTIDASEKLSAMLRRRGIKHEVLNAKHHAREAEIVAQAGRSGAVTISTNMAGRGTDIVLGGNPEAIAGQLVERYGVSRYDENVELCIKAVMLGKVDIARKLVREIEGLPEDIIPTLERLRDEAKADRERVVELGGLHIIGTERHESRRIDNQLRGRSGRQGDPGSSRFYVSFEDDLMRLFANERVLGMMDRLGMDDTQPIEAKMVTSAIERAQKRVEDRNFGIRKQLLEFDNVMSKQREVIYKQRRDILLGNDISEDVQDMIAEYVDAQVQNYLNKELEPEEQDIGALRTAIVEAVPALETFDFESLRGEDPDEATDRLVPALEAAYKAREAELGAPLMRELERYIVLQVVDNHWKEQLHAMDVLRQGIGLRGYGQRNPLQEYAFEAFNLFEEMKSGIRLQVAKLLFRVQVQTQAPLQRPAPAPRPVAYAKPEPRPGAVANTLGASSVSSTYGMGGGGAVSTSLSFAGARSAPRPAPAPQPKQPQASAPAQTPASAAQAPRADAKVGRNDPCPCGSGKKFKHCHGREVGAVSGD from the coding sequence ATGCTTGGTTTTTTCCAGAAAATGTTCGACAACAACGAGCGCGACGTCAGGCGCATCGAGCGCGAGGTCGTGGCAGCCGTCAACGCGCTCGAGCCCGCCATGGAGGAGGTTGAGGACCTAGCCGCCGAGTACGCCAAACTGCGCCAGCGTTATGAGGACGGCGAGAGCCTCAACGCGCTCATGCCCGAGGCGTTCGCGCTGACCCGCGAGTCGGCGATCCGTCAGCTCGGTTTAAGGCACTACAACGTGCAGCTGATTGGCGGCGCCGCGCTGCACTACGGCAAGATCGCGGAGATGAAAACGGGGGAGGGCAAGACGCTCGTCGCCACGCTCGCGCTCGTTTTAAACGCCATCCCCGGCAAGGGTGCGCACCTCGTCACCACCAACGACTACCTCGCGCGCACCGGCGCCGAGTGGATGGGGCCCGTTTACCGCGCCCTGGGGCTCTCCGTCGGGGTCATCCAGCACGACCTGCGCCCCGACGCGCGCCGCGCCGCCTACGCCTGCGACATCACCTACATGACCAACTCGGAGCTGGGCTTTGACTACCTGCGCGACAACATGGCCTTCCGCCCCGAGCAGCTCGTGCTGCGCGCCGACACCCCCCTTAACTACGCCATCATCGACGAGGTCGACTCGATCCTTATCGACGAGGCCCGCACGCCCTTGATCATCTCGGGGCCCGCCGAGCTCGCCACCGACAAGTACTACGTGATGGCCAAGATCGCCGCGCAGCTCGAGCGCGGCGAACCTGCTGAGGGGGAGGACAAACCGGCGACTGGCGACTTTACCGCCGACGAAAAGACCAAAGACATCCACCTGACCGAAGCGGGTATCGCCAAAGCCGAGAAGGCGCTAGGGGTCGACGACCTCTTTAGCTCTAAAAACATGGAGCTCGCGCATATGCTGCGTCAGGCGCTGCGCGCGCGCGTTCACTACCACCGCGACAAGCAGTACGTCAAAGACGAACGGGGCCAGATCGTCATCGTCGACGAGTTTACCGGACGCCTGATGCCGGGGCGGCGCTTCGGCGAGGGGTTGCACCAGGCGATCGAGGCCAAAGAGGGCGTCAAGATCGAGCGCGAAAACCAGACGCTCGCGACCATCACCTATCAGAACTTTTTCAAGCTCTACAACAAGATCGCCGGGATGACGGGGACCGCCAAAACCGAGGAGAAGGAGTTCCAGGAGATCTACGGCGCCGACGTGCTCACCATCCCGACCAACCGCCCGGTCATCCGCAAAGACTACGACGACATCGTCTACCGCACCGAAAAGGGCAAGTTCGAGGCGGTCGTGCGGGAGATCGAGGAGGTGCACAAAACCGGTCAGCCGATCCTCGTCGGGACGGTGACCATCGACGCCTCCGAAAAGCTCTCCGCGATGCTTAGGCGCCGCGGCATCAAGCACGAGGTGCTTAACGCCAAACACCACGCGCGCGAGGCCGAGATCGTCGCCCAAGCGGGTCGCAGCGGGGCGGTCACCATCTCGACCAACATGGCGGGGCGCGGTACCGACATCGTCTTGGGGGGCAACCCCGAGGCCATCGCGGGGCAGCTCGTCGAGCGCTACGGCGTCAGCCGCTACGACGAAAACGTCGAGCTCTGCATCAAGGCCGTGATGCTCGGCAAAGTCGACATCGCGCGCAAGCTCGTGCGCGAGATCGAGGGCTTGCCCGAGGACATCATCCCGACCCTGGAGCGTCTGCGCGACGAGGCCAAGGCCGACCGCGAACGCGTCGTCGAGCTCGGCGGGTTGCACATCATCGGCACCGAGCGCCACGAGTCGCGCCGCATCGACAACCAGCTGCGCGGCCGCTCCGGTCGCCAGGGGGACCCGGGGAGCAGCCGCTTTTACGTCTCGTTCGAAGACGACCTGATGCGGCTTTTCGCCAACGAGCGCGTCTTGGGCATGATGGACCGGCTCGGGATGGACGACACCCAACCCATCGAGGCGAAGATGGTTACAAGCGCCATCGAGCGGGCGCAGAAGCGGGTCGAGGACCGCAACTTCGGCATCCGCAAGCAGCTTTTAGAGTTCGACAACGTGATGAGCAAGCAGCGCGAGGTCATCTACAAGCAGCGCCGCGACATCTTGCTCGGCAACGACATTTCCGAAGACGTGCAGGACATGATCGCCGAGTACGTCGACGCGCAGGTGCAAAACTACCTCAACAAGGAGCTCGAGCCCGAGGAGCAGGACATCGGCGCCCTGCGCACGGCCATCGTCGAGGCGGTGCCGGCGCTCGAGACGTTCGACTTCGAGAGCCTGCGCGGCGAGGACCCCGACGAGGCCACCGACCGCTTGGTGCCCGCGCTCGAGGCCGCCTACAAAGCCCGCGAGGCCGAACTCGGCGCCCCCCTCATGCGCGAGCTCGAGCGCTACATCGTCTTGCAGGTCGTCGACAACCACTGGAAAGAGCAGCTCCACGCCATGGACGTGCTCCGCCAGGGCATCGGGCTGCGCGGCTACGGCCAGCGCAACCCGCTGCAGGAGTACGCCTTCGAGGCCTTTAACCTCTTCGAGGAGATGAAAAGCGGGATCCGCTTGCAGGTCGCCAAACTGCTCTTCCGGGTGCAGGTGCAGACCCAGGCGCCCTTGCAGCGCCCCGCGCCGGCGCCGCGCCCCGTGGCCTACGCCAAACCCGAGCCGCGCCCCGGCGCCGTAGCCAACACGCTCGGCGCGAGCAGCGTGAGCAGCACCTACGGCATGGGGGGCGGCGGGGCCGTGTCGACCTCGCTGAGTTTCGCCGGCGCGCGCAGCGCCCCGCGTCCTGCCCCCGCACCGCAGCCCAAGCAGCCGCAGGCTTCGGCCCCGGCGCAGACCCCGGCGAGCGCCGCGCAAGCGCCTCGCGCCGACGCCAAGGTCGGCCGCAACGACCCCTGCCCGTGCGGGAGCGGAAAGAAGTTCAAGCACTGCCACGGCCGCGAGGTCGGCGCCGTCTCGGGCGACTGA